In Fusarium oxysporum Fo47 chromosome IX, complete sequence, the following proteins share a genomic window:
- a CDS encoding RTA1 like protein-domain-containing protein, giving the protein MASTADNVYELYRPSKILALVVCVVFAVLTLVHLWNIFRYRKWFCLTLVLGGLFETAGLAARIYSTDHLRDQGSYGTQTLLILLAPIFFSAAIYMFLGRIIRASDHPDLSIIRIPWLSKFFVIGDVLCFVVQACGAGMLVNANNTADENSGENVVLAGLALQVVILVIFLLCTGTFHARLARRGLIGAINPNLLLVIMLSELYACAILILFRNVFRLVEFGLGDDGYLQAHEWPIYVLDILFMAIVMALSLNWYAADLTADHNPYRQQPMSGTA; this is encoded by the exons ATGGCATCTACAGCAGACAACGTATACGAGCTCTACCGGCCCTCAAAAATATTGGCGCTTGTCGTTTGCGTCGTATTCGCAGTTCTCACTCTTGTTCATCTATGGAATATCTTTCGCTACCGAAAGTGGTTCTGCCTCACTCTTGTCCTCGGAGGACTCT TTGAGACCGCGGGTCTTGCCGCAAGGATATACTCGACCGACCACCTACGAGACCAAGGATCGTACGGCACGCAAACACTCCTGATCCTCCTGGCgcccatcttcttctccgcgGCAATCTACATGTTCCTCGGCCGAATCATCCGCGCTTCTGACCATCCAGACCTTTCCATCATACGAATACCATGGCTTTCCAAGTTCTTTGTAATAGGCGATGTCTTATGCTTCGTCGTTCAGGCTTGCGGCGCAGGAATGCTCGTCAACGCCAACAATACAGCTGATGAGAACAGTGGGGAAAACGTTGTTCTTGCTGGACTGGCTCTTCAGGTTGTCATATTGGTCATCTTCCTACTCTGTACGGGAACATTTCATGCACGACTTGCGAGAAGAGGACTCATTGGGGCGATTAATCCGAACCTCTTGTTGGTTATAATGCTCAGTGAGCTATATGCCTGTGCGATACTGATTCTATTCCGAAACGTGTTTCGACTGGTTGAGTTTGGGCTTGGGGATGATGGATATTTGCAGGCGCATGAATGGCCGATTTACGTACTTGATATTCTCTTCATGGCTATCGTTATGGCGTTGTCATTGAATTGGTACGCCGCTGATCTGACGGCTGATCATAATCCTTATAGACAACAACCAATGTCTGGCACGGCTTAG
- a CDS encoding glycoside hydrolase, translating to MMFSSPTAFVAQAALLGGLLVQSVDAQYYKIGTKDEIKQSARTLAYDLMLQYDGNQTGMIPGILPGPPTEYKGDYYWWEGGAMMGTYIDYWKLTGDESYNHVVMEGMLHQTGDGHDYMPSNHSASLGNDDQGFWGMSAMLAAENKFPNPPDDQPQWLALAQAVWTTQAKPERHDDECNGGMRWQIPFTNSGYDYKNTIANGCFFNIGARLARYTGNETYAKYAEETWEWLWNVNYIDHERWLVYDGGHVGKNCTDINKATFSYNAAILIQGAAFMYNFTNGSNVWEDRIDKLLDATLKNFFPKDIMYEVPCEGRKGACSTDMLSFKGYVHRWLAVTTQVAPFTAERILPVLQTSTEAAVKQCTGGDSGRKCGFYWSGGEFVDPAVDETSGAGEQMNVLAAVSSLLIGDAEPPATNKTGGISKGDPKAGEDSHDNPEPEPITTADRAGAGILTFLVLAGAVGTFGWMCFD from the exons ATGATGTTTTCTTCACCGACAGCCTTTGTGGCTCAGGCTGCGCTTCTGGGAGGTCTTCTCGTTCAATCGGTCGACGCACAGTATTACAAGATTGGAACAAAGG ATGAGATTAAGCAATCAGCGCGAACACTGGCGTATGATCTCATGTTGCAATATGACGGTAACCAGACTGGCATGATTCCCGGTATCTTGCCCGGTCCTCCAACAGAATACAAGGGCGACTACTACTGGTGGGAAGGTGGAGCGATGATGGGAACATATATCG ATTACTGGAAGCTCACCGGCGACGAGAGCTACAACCACGTAGTGATGGAGGGCATGCTTCACCAAACAGGCGACGGCCACGATTACATGCCCAGCAACCACAGCGCATCCCTCGGAAACGACGATCAAGGCTTCTGGGGCATGTCCGCCATGCTTGCAGCAGAGAACAAATTCCCCAATCCACCCGATGACCAACCCCAATGGCTCGCCCTCGCACAGGCCGTATGGACGACACAGGCTAAGCCCGAGCGACACGATGACGAGTGTAACGGTGGAATGCGATGGCAGATCCCCTTCACCAACTCTGGATACGATTACAAGAACA CCATTGCCAACGGatgcttcttcaacatcggCGCTCGTCTTGCGCGATACACAGGAAACGAAACATATGCGAAATACGCCGAAGAGACGTGGGAGTGGCTCTGGAACGTCAACTACATCGATCACGAGAGGTGGCTCGTCTACGATGGCGGACACGTCGGAAAGAACTGTACCgacatcaacaaggccaCCTTTTCCTACAACGCCGCCATTCTCATCCAAGGCGCTGCCTTTATGTACAACTTT ACCAACGGTTCCAATGTATGGGAGGACCGCATCGACAAGCTCCTCGACGCTACGCTCAAGAACTTCTTCCCCAAGGACATCATGTACGAAGTCCCCTGCGAGGGCCGCAAGGGCGCCTGCTCGACCGACATGTTGTCCTTCAAGGGCTACGTGCACCGCTGGCTCGCAGTGACAACACAAGTCGCGCCCTTCACCGCGGAAAGGATCCTCCCCGTGCTGCAGACATCCACAGAAGCGGCCGTGAAGCAATGCACCGGCGGAGACTCGGGTCGCAAATGCGGTTTCTACTGGAGCGGCGGTGAATTCGTGGACCCTGCTGTTGACGAGACTAGCGGCGCGGGCGAACAGATGAACGTGCTAGCTGCGGTGTCGAGTTTACTGATCGGCGACGCTGAACCGCCTGCGACGAATAAGACGGGTGGTATTTCGAAGGGTGATCCAAAGGCTGGTGAGGATTCGCATGATAATCCTGAGCCGGAACCTATCACGACTGCGGATCGGGCGGGAGCGGGTATCCTGACGTTCTTGGTCCTTGCGGGTGCTGTTGGAACGTTTGGATGGATGTGTTTTGATTGA